Proteins found in one Thunnus maccoyii chromosome 5, fThuMac1.1, whole genome shotgun sequence genomic segment:
- the LOC121897408 gene encoding methionine aminopeptidase 2-like isoform X1 — MWTYRSDTQVATEELQSQSLIMAELQLQHEVEPQLLNGDDLNEEREDADTSESLKKRRRKKKRNKASAPAGTNEAEGDGDAGGVGDVTKQLEQQTLEDKEREEDGEEDGEEGENSAGKKKKKKKKKKGLKGQTDPPSVPICELYPNGDFPKGEECEYPPSKDGRSAAWRTTSEEKRALDMANEEMWSDFRQAAEAHRQVRSYVRSWIKPGMTMIDICEKLEDCSRRLIKENGLKAGLAFPTGCSINHCAAHYTPNAGDPTVLRYDDVCKIDFGTHINGRIIDCAFTVTFNPKYDRLLEAVRDATNTGIKFAGIDVRLCDVGETIQEVMESYEVEIDGKTYQVKPIRNLNGHSIGQYRIHSGKTVPIVKGGEATRMEEGEAYAIETFGSTGRGAVHDDMECSHYMKNFNVGHVPIRLPRAKHLLNVINENFGTLAFCRRWLDRLGESKYLMALKNLCDLGIMDPYPPLCDIKGSYTAQYEHTILLRPTYKEVVSRGDDY; from the exons ATGTGGACATACAGAAGTGACACTCAAGTGGCTACTGAGGAGCTGCAGTCACAG TCGCTGATCATGGCGGAGCTACAGCTACAGCATGAAGTGGAGCCTCAACTTCTCAATGGGGACGACTTGAACGAGGAGAGAGAAGATGCAGACACCTCAGAATCAttaaagaaaaggagaagaaagaagaagaggaataaGGCATCCGCACCAG CAGGGACAAATGAGGCTGAGGGGGATGGAGATGCCGGAGGTGTTGGTGATGTGACAAAACAGTTGGAGCAGCAAACACTGGAGGacaaggagagggaggaggatggagaAGAAG Atggggaagagggagagaactcagctggaaagaagaagaagaagaagaaaaagaagaaaggat TGAAGGGACAGACTGACCCTCCCTCAGTCCCTATTTGTGAGCTGTATCCCAACGGAGACTTTCCAAAGGGAGAGGAGTGTGAATATCCCCCATCAAAAGACGG GCGCAGCGCAGCGTGGCGGACCACCAGCGAGGAGAAGCGGGCGTTGGACATGGCCAACGAGGAGATGTGGAGCGATTTTAGGCAGGCGGCTGAGGCACACCGGCAGGTCCGCTCCTACGTCAGGAGCTGGATCAAACCAGGGATGACTATGATTGACATTTG TGAGAAGCTGGAAGACTGCTCCAGGAGGCTCATCAAAGAAAACGGGCTAAAGGCAGGCCTGGCCTTCCCCACCGGCTGCTCCATCAACCACTGTGCTGCTCACTACACCCCAAACGCAGGAGACCCCACCGTGCTGCGCTATGACGACGTCTGCAAAATTGACTTTGGAACACACATCAACG GTCGGATAATCGACTGTGCCTTCACCGTCACTTTCAATCCAAAGTATGACAGGCTGCTGGAGGCTGTGAGAGATGCAACTAACACTGGCATCAAG TTTGCAGGAATTGATGTGCGCCTGTGTGATGTTGGCGAGACCATTCAGGAGGTCATGGAGTCCTATGAAGTGGAGATAGATGGGAAAACATATCAAG TGAAGCCAATCAGGAATCTCAATGGCCACTCTATTGGACAATACAGGATACACTCAGGAAAGACAGTTCCTATTGTAAAAGGCGGAGAGGCCACGAGGATGGAG GAAGGTGAAGCTTATGCCATTGAGACATTTGGCAGCACAGGAAGAGGTGCAGTGCACGATGACATGGAGTGCTCACATTACATGAAAAACTTCAATGTTGGACACGTGCCAATAAG ACTTCCAAGGGCTAAACATCTGCTCAATGTGATCAATGAAAACTTTGGCACCTTGGCATTCTGCCGCCGCTGGCTGGACCGCTTGGGTGAGAGCAAGTACCTGATGGCATTGAAGAATCTGTGTGACCTTGGCATCATGGACCCGTACCCACCTCTCTGCGACATCAAGGGCAGCTACACCGCCCAGTACGAGCACACCATCCTACTCAGGCCCACCTACAAGGAAGTAGTGAGCCGTGGAGACGACTACTAA
- the LOC121897408 gene encoding methionine aminopeptidase 2-like isoform X2, which produces MAELQLQHEVEPQLLNGDDLNEEREDADTSESLKKRRRKKKRNKASAPAGTNEAEGDGDAGGVGDVTKQLEQQTLEDKEREEDGEEDGEEGENSAGKKKKKKKKKKGLKGQTDPPSVPICELYPNGDFPKGEECEYPPSKDGRSAAWRTTSEEKRALDMANEEMWSDFRQAAEAHRQVRSYVRSWIKPGMTMIDICEKLEDCSRRLIKENGLKAGLAFPTGCSINHCAAHYTPNAGDPTVLRYDDVCKIDFGTHINGRIIDCAFTVTFNPKYDRLLEAVRDATNTGIKFAGIDVRLCDVGETIQEVMESYEVEIDGKTYQVKPIRNLNGHSIGQYRIHSGKTVPIVKGGEATRMEEGEAYAIETFGSTGRGAVHDDMECSHYMKNFNVGHVPIRLPRAKHLLNVINENFGTLAFCRRWLDRLGESKYLMALKNLCDLGIMDPYPPLCDIKGSYTAQYEHTILLRPTYKEVVSRGDDY; this is translated from the exons ATGGCGGAGCTACAGCTACAGCATGAAGTGGAGCCTCAACTTCTCAATGGGGACGACTTGAACGAGGAGAGAGAAGATGCAGACACCTCAGAATCAttaaagaaaaggagaagaaagaagaagaggaataaGGCATCCGCACCAG CAGGGACAAATGAGGCTGAGGGGGATGGAGATGCCGGAGGTGTTGGTGATGTGACAAAACAGTTGGAGCAGCAAACACTGGAGGacaaggagagggaggaggatggagaAGAAG Atggggaagagggagagaactcagctggaaagaagaagaagaagaagaaaaagaagaaaggat TGAAGGGACAGACTGACCCTCCCTCAGTCCCTATTTGTGAGCTGTATCCCAACGGAGACTTTCCAAAGGGAGAGGAGTGTGAATATCCCCCATCAAAAGACGG GCGCAGCGCAGCGTGGCGGACCACCAGCGAGGAGAAGCGGGCGTTGGACATGGCCAACGAGGAGATGTGGAGCGATTTTAGGCAGGCGGCTGAGGCACACCGGCAGGTCCGCTCCTACGTCAGGAGCTGGATCAAACCAGGGATGACTATGATTGACATTTG TGAGAAGCTGGAAGACTGCTCCAGGAGGCTCATCAAAGAAAACGGGCTAAAGGCAGGCCTGGCCTTCCCCACCGGCTGCTCCATCAACCACTGTGCTGCTCACTACACCCCAAACGCAGGAGACCCCACCGTGCTGCGCTATGACGACGTCTGCAAAATTGACTTTGGAACACACATCAACG GTCGGATAATCGACTGTGCCTTCACCGTCACTTTCAATCCAAAGTATGACAGGCTGCTGGAGGCTGTGAGAGATGCAACTAACACTGGCATCAAG TTTGCAGGAATTGATGTGCGCCTGTGTGATGTTGGCGAGACCATTCAGGAGGTCATGGAGTCCTATGAAGTGGAGATAGATGGGAAAACATATCAAG TGAAGCCAATCAGGAATCTCAATGGCCACTCTATTGGACAATACAGGATACACTCAGGAAAGACAGTTCCTATTGTAAAAGGCGGAGAGGCCACGAGGATGGAG GAAGGTGAAGCTTATGCCATTGAGACATTTGGCAGCACAGGAAGAGGTGCAGTGCACGATGACATGGAGTGCTCACATTACATGAAAAACTTCAATGTTGGACACGTGCCAATAAG ACTTCCAAGGGCTAAACATCTGCTCAATGTGATCAATGAAAACTTTGGCACCTTGGCATTCTGCCGCCGCTGGCTGGACCGCTTGGGTGAGAGCAAGTACCTGATGGCATTGAAGAATCTGTGTGACCTTGGCATCATGGACCCGTACCCACCTCTCTGCGACATCAAGGGCAGCTACACCGCCCAGTACGAGCACACCATCCTACTCAGGCCCACCTACAAGGAAGTAGTGAGCCGTGGAGACGACTACTAA
- the LOC121897407 gene encoding uncharacterized protein C3orf20-like, giving the protein MTSFGAPTECSTGPLYFFDQPTRRNRIKGTRSNILHFNVANEGAQLEQTVQSNPENDNKEGKSDELTQGLPGETCGDGKPDTSSAVSGALNMRDHDPMDAYKRAAPQLLNELARILSQHKWTEEECLPHGIVNILNYSWQDLTAGAVHLKSPERTDKRRKSKGTLKLDETPRQVSANDKKETGERNAFVGGHVGPPERKTRMKKRKSNYNRAHTSTTISFSISSSSCKDPGWIIQPKQPSCDAPQRMNLCQWVVERLQAARNPVKLETAEQDLNKPLILRHYGDAKAKLKDKRTRSKPATLVNGMPQIPELKQQDPACKKLHYRINDGSSFIYYPSGYMAVCQSHSGLPCGGLYTNVFSDSECPVILATITAFGHGAVTHPLSSAITALWDQDGGFICDHYGSITKEWSWQADRALREKIVIHLSDLITVQLLSGTSAMLSFRCDNESVQLPLSALSNMNPSKETTCLQTDGRFTSDTAQDLLQARKVKSPVVVIESRKNLTLTPVSVCSWEVLQMDRELEGLEGPSAQWRRGGHAGRELKRLQQRARNVLDDWLDYYRVAIGIKCPNTKRMPDAPLRTRLRREVQSAALPSLNPPERADAEPVQPEESRNELQELHRHLSAPAEIPLDSSVKLPRTPKKQTKEESRVTQIGPLQIHGNIKLESVIIPNNPELSGLSVVTCCPAQSSFTPSIPLTVCPPLLRAAILGEGGRRRCCCSTTVMPVVTDLEYDAFVMGQPPHSQQILVVCVTPPRQPINTHSAPDQDALEQLYRRRNKHRTMPCTQCQMDSFRLVRYEMSTGKSSCGVENLLLQHRHNAAPGMILMYIRGKLLFVGYIFSSQSCSVRDLQKQISRTRGDYRLGLSLPSDYKFSDTVNKPSATDSHNSQDATLTGGDDTTLTASVEIEKANDTRNNQVPELSHQRQRDFCVKPKKTPVFPHVPVIMH; this is encoded by the exons ATGACTTCATTTGGTGCGCCGACAGAATGCAGCACCGGTCCTTTGTATTTCTTTGACCAG CCAACAAGACGAAACCGAATTAAAGGGACAAGGAgcaacattttgcattttaatgttgcaaatgAGGGAGCGCAGTTggaacaaacagtacaaag tAATCCAGAGAATGACAACAAAGAAGGTAAAAGTGATGAGCTCACACAGGGGCTTCCAGGTGAAACATGTGGGGATGGTAAACCTGATACCTCCTCTGCTGTCAGTGGTGCACTGAACATGAGGGACCACGATCCGATGGACGCATACAAGCGAGCAGCCCCTCAGTTATTAAATGAGTTGGCTCGCATACTTTCCCAACATAAGTGGACCGAGGAGGAGTGTCTTCCACACGGGATTGTAAATATTCTGAATTACTCCTGGCAGGATCTGACTGCAGGGGCGGTGCACTTGAAAAGTCCGGAAAGGACTGACAAACGACGAAAGTCCAAAGGAACCCTGAAGTTGGACGAAACTCCCCGTCAGGTGTCCGCCAATGACAAGAAGGAGACTGGAGAAAGAAACGCATTTGTTGGAGGACATGTTGGTCCCCCTGAGAGAAAAACACGCATGAAAAAGCGCAAATCAAACTACAATAGAG CTCACACTTCCACAACCATCAGTTTCTCCATCTCATCCAGCAGCTGTAAAGATCCAG GTTGGATCATTCAGCCAAAGCAGCCCTCATGTGACGCAcctcagaggatgaatttgTGTCAGTGGGTGGTCGAGCGACTGCAGGCGGCAAGAAATCCAGT AAAACTGGAAACAGCTGAACAGGACCTGAACAAACCACTCATACTCCGTCACTATGGTGACGCAAAGGCAAAATTGAAGGACAAGAGAACGAGGAGTAAACCTGCCACTCTAGTTAACGGGATGCCCCAGATACCAGAGCTGAAGCAGCAGGATCCAGCATGCAAGAAACTACACTACAGAATCAATGACGGTTCTTCATTCATATA CTACCCATCTGGTTATATGGCAGTGTGCCAGAGCCACTCAGGTCTACCCTGCGGAGGCTTATACACCAATGTGttcagtgacagtgaatgtCCCGTTATTCTGGCTACTATCACAGCGTTTGGGCACGGGGCTGTAACGCACCCTCTGAG ctcCGCCATTACAGCATTGTGGGACCAGGATGGTGGATTCATTTGTGACCATTATGGGAGCATAACTAAGGAGTGGAGCTGGCAGGCAGACCGTGCACTGAGAGAGAAGATTGTTATACAC CTGTCAGATCTGATCACTGTGcagttgctcagtggcacttCTGCCATGCTCAGCTTTAGGTGTGACAATGAAAGTGTTCAACTCCCTCTCTCCGCTCTGTCTAACATGAATCCATCAAAGGAAACG ACTTGTTTGCAGACAGATGGGAGGTTCACCTCTGATACTGCTCAAGACCTTCTGCAGGCAAGGAAGGTGAAATCCCCTGTTGTGGTCATAGAAAGCAGGAAGAACCTGACACTAACACCT GTGTCTGTGTGCTCCTGGGAGGTCCTCCAGATGGACAGAGAGCTGGAGGGGCTGGAGGGGCCGTCAGCACAGTGGAGAAGAGGAGGGCATGCTGGCAGGGAGCTGAAGAGACTTCAGCAGAGGGCAAGAAACGTCCTGGATGACTGGTTGGACTATTATCGTGTGGCTATTG gtATCAAGTGTCCTAACACGAAGCGGATGCCAGATGCCCCACTGAGGACCAGGCTGAGGAGGGAGGTACAGTCAGCTGCTCTGCCCTCTCTGAACCCACCTGAGCGTGCAGATGCTGAGCCAGTCCAGCCAGAGGAGAGCAGGAATGAGTTACAGGAGCTGCACAGACACCTGTCAGCACCAGCAGAGATACCACTGGACTCCTCAGTCAAGCTGCCAAG GACACctaaaaagcaaacaaaggaaGAGTCCCGTGTCACACAGATTGGACCACTTCAAATTCATGGCAACATCAAACTGGA GTCAGTGATTATTCCAAACAATCCAGAGTTGTCTGGACTATCCGTTGTCACCTGCTGTCCAGCTCAGTCGTCGTTCACCCCCTCCATCCCCCTCACAGTGTGCCCTCCTCTGCTGAGAGCTGCCATActgggggagggggggcggaGGCGGTGCTGCTGCAGCACTACAGTGATGCCAGTGGTGACAGACCTGGAGTACGATGCCTTTGTTATGGGCCAGCCTCCACACAGTCAACAGATCCTGGTGGTGTGTGTGACTCCACCACGCCAGCCTATCAACACACACTCAGCGCCTGACCAAGATGCACTGGAGCAACTTTACAGGAGGAGGAACAAGCACAGAACCATGCCCTGCACCCAG TGCCAGATGGACTCATTTCGCCTGGTGAGATATGAGATGTCAACAGGGAAGAGCAGCTGTGGAGTCGAGAACCTCCTGCTGCAGCATCGGCACAATGCTGCTCCTGGGATGATCCTG ATGTACATCAGAGGGAAGTTGCTGTTTGTTGGCTACATATTCAGTAGTCAGAGCTGCTCAGTCAGGGACCTTCAAAAGCAAATCTCCAGAACCAGGGGAGACTACAGATTAGGTCTGAGCCTCCCTTCAGACTACAAGTTCAG TGATACAGTGAATAAACCTTCAGCCACAGATTCACACAACTCACAGGATGCAACACTAACCGGAGGTGATGACACAACATTGACTGCTTCAGTGGAAATAGAAAAGGCCAATGATAC AAGAAACAATCAAGTGCCTGAGCTATCACACCAACGACAGAGGGACTTTTGTGTCAAACCAAAAAAGACACCTGTATTTCCTCATGTTCCTGTTATCATGCACTGA